The Engystomops pustulosus chromosome 4, aEngPut4.maternal, whole genome shotgun sequence genome contains a region encoding:
- the LOC140125782 gene encoding transmembrane 4 L6 family member 5-like, producing MCTGDCAKFIGVSLYPFCALCMICNLLLLFPGWSTEAVSHPQEKLTPEVLYLGGFFGSGILVLIPAICIQYTGRRGKLNNRVGMLVSIILAAVAVCGSIYGFISSLLGLLHGPRCYYTFLNGEQRWTTPFKVEREFMDLERSYLFSRESWTRCSVPSNVVEFNVIFFSTIMVASAIQIVLCGIQMVNGVFGFLCGTCQGRLA from the exons ATGTGCACAGGAGACTGTGCTAAGTTTATCGGGGTCTCCCTGTACCCCTTCTGCGCCCTGTGCATGATCTGTAACCTGCTGCTGCTCTTCCCCGGGTGGAGCACCGAGGCCGTCAGTCACCCCCAGGAGAAGCTCACCCCTGAAgtcctgtatctggggggatttTTCGGGAGTGGAATACTG GTCCTAATTCCAGCCATTTGCATCCAATACACTGGTCGGAGAGGAAAACTTAACAACAGAGTCGGG ATGTTGGTCTCCATCATCTTGGCGGCGGTCGCCGTTTGTGGATCCATCTATGGCTTTATCTCCTCGTTGCTGGGTCTCCTCCACGGTCCCCGCTGTTATTACACGTTCCTTAATGGAGAACAACGTTGGACGACTCCTTTCAAAGTAGAGCGGGAATTTATGGA CCTTGAGCGCAGCTACCTCTTCTCCAGAGAGTCCTGGACCCGCTGCAGCGTACCATCGAATGTGGTGGAGTTTAATGTCATTTTCTTCTCCACCATCATGGTGGCCAGTGCTATACAAATTGTCCTGTGTGGAATCCAGATGGTTAATGGAGTGTTCGGTTTCCTCTGCGGGACCTGCCAAGGGAGACTGGCATAG